The following proteins are encoded in a genomic region of Zea mays cultivar B73 chromosome 9, Zm-B73-REFERENCE-NAM-5.0, whole genome shotgun sequence:
- the LOC109942452 gene encoding wiskott-Aldrich syndrome protein homolog 1-like, which produces MGLAPRRCEFGTRPDTLVPRRQSRAATPAFPTRHGTPISIARNPAIQATRAICDNKSSNILAPNRRQPPPSTQMMEFLKDHATPIPITPKPHGRRAHPHALPVPQPPKRVPRDPCICPPRQATRRRRARPARSHSASRCRPSKPPPTVTCDRRPEQPNLPAR; this is translated from the coding sequence atgggcctcgcccctcgccgcTGCGAGTTTGGCACTCGCCCCGACACCCTCGTCCCTCGCCGACAATCCAGGGCTGCTACACCGGCCTTCCCCACGCGTCATGGAACTCCCATCAGCATCGCTCGAAATCCCGCAATCCAAGCCACCCGAGCCATCTGCGATAATAAATCATCCAACATCCTCGCCCCAAATCGACGCCAACCTCCCCCATCGACGCAGATGATGGAGTTCCTTAAAGACCATGCCACCCCAATCCCCATCACCCCCAAGCCACACGGACGCCGCGCCCACCCCCACGCGCTCCCAGTCCCGCAGCCCCCGAAGCGAGTTCCCCGCGACCCCTGCATCTGCCCGCCGCGACAGGCGACGCGCAGACGCCGCGCTCGCCCAGCTCGCTCACACAGCGCCAGCCGCTGTCGCCCATCAAAGCCGCCCCCAACCGTGACGTGCGATCGGCGGCCAGAGCAGCCAAATCTACCGGCCCGATGA